A single region of the Triticum dicoccoides isolate Atlit2015 ecotype Zavitan chromosome 2B, WEW_v2.0, whole genome shotgun sequence genome encodes:
- the LOC119362381 gene encoding uncharacterized protein LOC119362381 — translation MLLCLLDDAPVPRMHPLLSRAPDPWLQRRDEIATPGTKTMLGFSDHVRSFVNPVWTTSLSGNDSDTTSRTGKQLDISHEKVPKLLLHRLFPNVRYSLCIDGKLKLVKDPYQLLKRFLWRKNVRFTISRYYRRFDVFEEAEANKAGSMIMLQSITK, via the exons ATGCTGCTGTGCCTCCTGGACGACGCTCCCGTGCCTCGGATGCACCCCCTTCTCTCCCGAGCTCCAGATCCATGGCTGCAGCGGCGAG ATGAAATTGCAACACCTGGTACCAAGACCATGCTGGGATTTTCTGATCATGTTAGGAGCTTTGTCAATCCTGTATGGACGACCTCTTTGAGTGGAAATGATTCGGATACAACATCACGGACAGGAAAACAGTTGGACATCAGCCATGAAAAG GTTCCAAAACTATTACTTCATCGGCTCTTTCCTAATGTGCGGTATTCACTCTGTATCGATGGGAAACTTAAACTTGTGAAGGATCCTTATCAGCTGTTAAAGAG ATTCTTGTGGAGGAAAAATGTGCGCTTCACTATTTCCAGGTATTATAGACGCTTTGATGTCTTTGAGGAAGCTGAGGCCAACAAGGCTGGAAGTATGATAATGCTTCAATCGATAACCAAATAA